One part of the Malus sylvestris chromosome 2, drMalSylv7.2, whole genome shotgun sequence genome encodes these proteins:
- the LOC126613770 gene encoding probable hexokinase-like 2 protein has protein sequence MRKKVVVVASVIVTTTVVAASVLLRQWKRKKQRQWRETQKILRKFARDCATPVPKLWQVSNALVSDMKACLASGGTITTLNMLVSYVAALPTGDEEGFYYGVNLRGTNFLILCARLGGKNNPISDLNREEIPIPSNLMAATAKELFDFIAVELGRFVSEHPNTSAKEMSKLGCIVSCPVEQSVVSDGTAIKWKSFSADSKVGKKLVSDFNKALEEHGVKLRVYAMVDDTVGNLAGGRYYNRESVAAVTLAMGTDAAYVEPANAALQWHGPSPKLGDMVISTQWGDFSSPHLPITIFDTCLDAESPNPGCRRFEKLISGMYLGEIVRRVLLKMAQETALFGDTVPSKLMTRYQLSSPDMAAMHQDTSEDHEIVGEKLKKVFGITSTSPRAREVVSEVCDIVAERGARLAGAGILGIIKKLGRIENKKSVVTVEGGIYEHYRVFRNYLNSSVWEMLGNDLSDNVVIEHSHGGSGTGALFLAASQMEMQNDDPDPDHDPDTDPGNDDDEPDIDDPHPGNDDHDRGNDVRDPNPDT, from the exons ATGAGGaagaaggtggtggtggtggcatcAGTGATCGTAACTACCACAGTGGTAGCGGCATCAGTTTTACTGAGACAGTGGAAGCGGAAGAAACAGCGTCAATGGAGAGAAACACAAAAAATACTACGCAAATTTGCCAGGGACTGCGCCACTCCGGTGCCAAAGCTTTGGCAGGTCTCAAATGCCTTGGTGTCTGACATGAAAGCTTGCCTTGCTTCCGGTGGGACCATCACAACGCTCAACATGCTGGTTTCCTATGTCGCCGCCCTCCCCACCGG AGATGAGGAAGGATTTTATTATGGCGTAAATTTGCGGGGAACGAACTTCTTGATCTTGTGTGCCAGACTTGGAGGGAAGAACAACCCCATTTCAGATTTAAATAGGGAGGAGATTCCCATTCCCTCCAATCTCATGGCTGCTACTGCAAAG gaattatttgattttattgcTGTGGAGCTAGGAAGGTTTGTTTCAGAACATCCCAATACATCAGCAAAGGAGATGAGCAAACTTGGTTGTATAGTATCATGTCCAGTCGAACAATCTGTTGTCTCCGATGGAACCGCTATCAAATGGAAGAGTTTCTCAGCTGATAGCAAA GTTGGAAAAAAGTTGGTGAGTGACTTCAACAAAGCTCTGGAGGAACATGGAGTGAAATTGCGGGTTTACGCAATG GTTGATGATACCGTAGGAAATTTGGCAGGAGGTAGATACTACAACAGAGAAAGCGTGGCTGCGGTTACTCTAGCAATGGGCACGGATGCTGCTTATGTAGAGCCTGCAAATGCAGCTCTCCAGTGGCATGGTCCATCGCCTAAATTAGGCGACATG GTAATTAGCACACAGTGGGGAGATTTCAGTTCTCCTCATCTTCCAATAACCATCTTTGATACTTGTTTAGATGCTGAAAGCCCAAATCCTGGATGCCGG AGATTCGAGAAGCTGATTTCGGGAATGTATCTGGGAGAAATTGTGAGAAGAGTATTACTGAAGATGGCGCAGGAAACAGCATTATTCGGAGACACGGTGCCTTCAAAACTCATGACTCGTTACCAATTGAG TTCACCTGATATGGCTGCCATGCATCAAGATACATCAGAGGATCACGAAATTGTCGGCGAAAAACTGAAGAAAGTTTTTGGG ATCACTAGTACTTCTCCAAGGGCGAGGGAGGTAGTGTCGGAGGTTTGTGACATCGTTGCAGAACGTGGAGCCCGTCTTGCTGGAGCTGGTATTCTTGGGATAATTAAGAAGCTTGGGAgaattgaaaacaagaaaagtGTAGTTACCGTGGAAGGCGGGATTTACGAGCACTATAGAGTCTTCAGAAATTATCTCAACAGCAGTGTGTGGGAAATGCTTGGGAATGATCTTTCAGACAATGTTGTCATTGAACATTCTCATGGTGGTTCAGGAACTGGAGCCCTATTTCTTGCTGCATCCCAAATGGAAATGCAGAACGACGATCCTGATCCTGATCATGACCCTGATACTGATCCAggtaatgatgatgatgaacctGACATTGATGATCCCCATCCTGGTAATGACGATCATGATCGTGGTAATGATGTTCGTGATCCTAATCCGGATACCTGA